From a single Pyxicephalus adspersus chromosome 11, UCB_Pads_2.0, whole genome shotgun sequence genomic region:
- the ANKRD65 gene encoding ankyrin repeat domain-containing protein 65 has translation MQQRVGRLTPQAEMARRCLQLSEEMSLPDKGGHTNAEWRALHMAAWNGNTRLVKQLLQQGEKIDDRDELGWTPLHCAASNGHLATAKLLIQRGASLNTQDASGCTPLHHATWSGHTGLIEVLLKRGANATATTKGGLTALHLAAANGHTLITQLLLKHNLDPCMGDKNQWSPLHWATVSNHIHIMELLGAYGVPLGLEAAGNLTPLHIAAETGKLAALDYLLEKGTDINVQDQLGRTALAMAANNGSLEVVRLLLEKKVEVDTPDKHGRTALHRAAGAGHLDVIQLLIQNGASIHTKDSLGLNAMQRAALLGHHQVTTYLQEQAALPKDETLQLKP, from the exons ATGCAGCAGAGGGTAGGAAGACTTACTCCACAAGCAGAGATGGCCAGGAGATGTCTGCAGCTGAGTGAAGAGATGAGCCTGCCAGATAAAGGAGGGCACACTAATGCAGAATGGAGAGCTCTTCATATGGCCGCCTGGAATGGGAACACTCGTCTTGTAAAACAACTGCTCCAACAGGGAGAAAAAATTGATGACAG GGATGAACTTGGCTGGACCCCTCTACACTGTGCTGCCTCAAATGGTCACTTGGCCACAGCAAAACTGCTGATTCAACGGGGAGCATCTCTGAATACCCAAGATGCCTCAGGTTGCACCCCTCTCCACCATGCCACATGGAGTGGTCATACCGGCCTTATTGAAGTTCTTCTTAAGCGAGGAGCCAATGCCACAGCGACCACAAAGGGGGGCCTCACAGCTTTACACTTAGCTGCTGCCAATGGGCACACACTAATCACCCAGCTACTATTGAAACACAACCTAGACCCATGCATGGGTGATAAAAACCAATGGAGTCCTTTACACTGGGCCACAGTGAGTAATCACATCCATATCATGGAGCTGCTCGGAGCCTATGGGGTTCCTCTAGGACTGGAGGCTGCTGGGAATCTGACCCCACTACACATTGCTGCAGAGACTGGAAAACTAGCAGCTTTGGACTATCTCTTGGAAAAGGGGACTGATATAAATGTTCAAGATCAGCTGGGCCGGACTGCACTGGCCATGGCAGCCAATAATGGCAGCTTGGAG GTGGTCCGGCTGCTGTTGGAGAAGAAAGTTGAGGTGGACACACCAGACAAACATGGCCGAACAGCCCTACACCGAGCAGCAGGTGCCGGACACCTCGATGTCATCCAGTTGCTTATTCAGAATGGAGCCTCTATACACACAAAAGACAGTCTGGGCCTCAATGCAATGCAGAGGGCAGCCCTGCTGGGACACCACCAAGTGACTACTTACCTACAAGAACAGGCCGCATTACCAAAGGATGAAACACTGCAACTGAAGCCATAA